A genomic stretch from Malus domestica chromosome 15, GDT2T_hap1 includes:
- the LOC103401884 gene encoding mogroside I-E synthase-like: MEKEKERANRIHILVVPLPVQGHINPMLQFSKRLASKGLRVTLVTISSNTEAIETQLCKVKIEPIHATSEEEEEAGNNVENKVLWFQTILSRRLPQLILKQENDGYPIICLVYDSAMPWVLDTAKGLGIFGASFFTHSCAVGAVYYNVHEGLLRVPLKEPTISLPGLPLLEPQDLPSFIYDPGSYPSFLNLVVSRFSNISGADWIFFNTFHGLEKEVVNWMRTRWPIKTIGPTLPSMYLDKRLEDDKDYGFSIFNSNTEACKKWLESKETGTVVYVSFGSMANLGEKQMEEIALGLKGSNANFLWVVRESETQKLPSNFEEQTSEKGLVVNWCPQLEVLGHRALGCFMTHCGWNSTLEALSSGVPMVAMPQWTDQTTNAKFVEDEWKVGVRVKVDQMGIVTKEEIERCIAEVIEGERGKEIKRNLMRWRELAKEAMDEGGSSDKNIEEFIATLSCK, from the exons atggagaaagaaaaagaaagagccAATAGAATCCACATACTTGTGGTTCCTCTTCCTGTCCAAGGCCACATAAACCCAATGCTCCAATTCTCAAAACGCTTAGCATCCAAAGGTTTAAGAGTGACACTTGTCACAATCTCATCCAACACTGAAGCCATTGAAACTCAATTGTGTAAGGTCAAGATTGAGCCAATTCATGCAACatctgaagaagaagaagaagccggCAATAATGTGGAGAACAAGGTTCTGTGGTTCCAAACCATTTTGTCACGGAGATTGCCACAGCTGATACTGAAGCAAGAGAATGATGGCTACCCAATCATCTGTCTTGTCTATGACTCAGCCATGCCTTGGGTTTTAGACACAGCCAAAGGGCTAGGAATTTTTGGGGCTTCATTTTTCACTCACTCTTGTGCTGTTGGAGCTGTGTACTATAATGTGCATGAAGGGTTGCTTAGGGTTCCTCTGAAAGAGCCTACAATATCATTACCTGGGTTGCCCTTACTTGAGCCACAAGATCTGCCTTCTTTCATCTATGATCCAGGGTCATATCCGTCCTTCTTGAACTTGGTGGTTAGTAGGTTTTCAAATATCAGTGGCGCTGATTGGATCTTCTTCAACACATTCCATGGGCTGGAAAAAGAG GTGGTGAACTGGATGAGAACGCGATGGCCGATCAAGACAATAGGACCAACCCTTCCATCAATGTACCTAGACAAGAGATTAGAAGATGACAAAGATTATGGCTTCAGCATTTTCAACTCCAACACTGAAGCTTGCAAGAAGTGGCTAGAATCAAAAGAAACAGGCACAGTCGTATATGTATCATTTGGAAGCATGGCAAATTTAGGAGAAAAACAAATGGAGGAAATAGCATTGGGATTAAAAGGGAGCAACGCTAACTTCTTGTGGGTAGTTAGAGAATCCGAAACTCAGAAGCTTCCAAGCAATTTTGAAGAGCAAACATCAGAGAAGGGTTTGGTTGTAAATTGGTGTCCTCAATTAGAAGTTTTGGGTCACAGGGCCCTCGGTTGCTTCATGACACATTGCGGTTGGAACTCAACGCTCGAGGCATTGAGCTCTGGAGTCCCCATGGTGGCAATGCCACAGTGGACAGACCAAACGACTAATGCCAAGTTTGTAGAAGATGAATGGAAAGTAGGAGTAAGGGTCAAGGTTGACCAAATGGGAATTGTCACTAAAGAAGAAATAGAAAGATGTATAGCAGAAGTGAttgaaggagagagagggaaggagaTTAAGAGGAATTTAATGAGATGGAGAGAACTGGCTAAGGAGGCCATGGATGAAGGAGGAAGCTCTGATAAGAACATTGAGGAATTTATTGCTACTCTCTCATGCAAATAA
- the LOC103401885 gene encoding probable calcium-binding protein CML29: MAQPSSLSAETETLSQVLGLVETFRAFDSDNDGKITAAELGGILGSLGYNPSEEDVRATMQQGDTNNDGFLSIEEFLEMNTKNMEFGGLENVLKNAFEALEVDGDEVVTAEELYEVMGDDLGFELTLEDCQGIIASIDIDGDGAVSYDDFKLIVNSL; the protein is encoded by the coding sequence ATGGCTCAGCCCAGCTCTCTCTCAGCAGAAACTGAGACACTGAGCCAAGTCCTCGGCCTAGTAGAAACATTCAGAGCTTTTGATTCAGACAATGATGGGAAAATTACTGCTGCAGAGCTTGGTGGGATTTTAGGGTCACTTGGGTACAACCCTAGTGAAGAAGATGTGAGGGCAACGATGCAGCAAGGGGACACGAACAACGACGGTTTCCTAAGCATCGAGGAGTTTTTGGAGATGAACACGAAGAACATGGAATTCGGAGGGCTTGAAAATGTTCTTAAGAATGCTTTTGAAGCGTTGGAGGTCGATGGGGATGAGGTTGTGACTGCAGAAGAGCTTTATGAGGTTATGGGAGATGACTTGGGGTTTGAGCTGACACTTGAGGATTGCCAGGGGATTATTGCTTCAATTGATATAGATGGGGATGGGGCAGTTAGCTATGATGACTTCAAACTTATAGTCAACTCACTCTGA